Proteins from a genomic interval of Trueperaceae bacterium:
- a CDS encoding 2-oxoacid:ferredoxin oxidoreductase subunit beta — MDRVQKLNLVGLSKADYAAAPSTLCKGCGHNSIANQIIQVCYELSLRPQDVIKLSGIGCSSKSPAYFLGQSHGFNSLHGRMPSLGTGALQANHTLRAIGVSGDGDTGSIGLGQFKHLVRRNVRMVYVVENNGVYGLTKGQFSATAEYGQDLKYAGHNDFPPIDVAVEAIVAGAGFVARSFAGDAKQVRELLKAALSFRGLAVLDIISPCVAFNDEDDSRKSYAWGRANERALQELGYVAPQDEIVVEDYDPGTTAVVELHDGSRLTLRKLEADYEPNDRLRALERLRRGEEQGELVTGLLYYDDSRPSLAEVSGFGATPLSELPDDLLRPGRDALEGLLAAYA; from the coding sequence ATGGACCGCGTCCAGAAGCTCAACCTCGTCGGCCTGTCGAAGGCCGACTACGCGGCCGCCCCGTCCACGCTGTGCAAGGGCTGCGGCCACAACTCGATCGCCAACCAGATCATCCAGGTCTGCTACGAGCTCAGCCTCCGGCCGCAGGACGTGATCAAGCTCTCTGGCATCGGCTGCTCCAGCAAGTCGCCCGCCTACTTCCTCGGCCAGTCGCACGGCTTCAACAGCCTGCACGGCCGCATGCCGTCGCTGGGCACGGGGGCGCTGCAGGCGAACCACACGCTGCGGGCCATCGGCGTGAGCGGCGACGGCGACACCGGCTCCATCGGCCTCGGCCAGTTCAAGCACCTCGTCAGGCGCAACGTCCGCATGGTCTACGTCGTCGAGAACAACGGCGTCTACGGCCTGACCAAGGGCCAGTTCTCCGCCACGGCCGAGTACGGCCAGGACCTCAAGTACGCCGGACACAACGACTTCCCGCCCATCGACGTCGCCGTCGAGGCGATCGTGGCCGGCGCCGGCTTCGTCGCCCGCTCCTTCGCCGGCGACGCCAAGCAGGTGCGCGAGCTCTTGAAGGCGGCGCTGAGCTTCAGGGGCCTGGCGGTCCTCGACATCATCAGCCCGTGCGTGGCGTTCAACGACGAGGACGACTCGCGCAAGAGCTACGCCTGGGGACGAGCGAACGAGCGGGCCCTGCAGGAGCTCGGCTACGTCGCGCCGCAGGACGAGATCGTCGTCGAGGACTACGACCCGGGCACCACCGCGGTCGTCGAGCTGCACGACGGCTCGCGGCTGACGCTGCGCAAGCTCGAGGCCGACTACGAGCCGAACGACCGCCTGCGCGCGCTCGAGCGCCTGCGCCGCGGCGAGGAGCAGGGGGAGCTGGTCACGGGGCTCCTCTACTACGACGACTCGCGGCCCTCGCTGGCCGAGGTGAGCGGGTTCGGCGCCACGCCCCTCTCCGAGCTGCCCGACGACCTGCTGCGCCCCGGCAGGGACGCGCTCGAGGGGCTGCTCGCGGCCTACGC